One genomic segment of Candidatus Syntrophosphaera sp. includes these proteins:
- a CDS encoding glycosyltransferase family 9 protein, which translates to MIKLRNILKIALMYAAWLLYRFRKASQPISGSEPRRICVLYLSGLGDILCASFFFRQLRERFPDAVISACLPAGFIDLQQKYFRFDEYIAHTGYRATLRQIRKLQPDLIILPGWLLRNSVLALLSNARAVLGYINDLSFSNHFLNRFKLEAVGREVEESWIDMRSCHLSERPALISESLGIRPFKAGDADISRMKIAEDHAVIHAGGEFVGKRWPPGQYAEIINHLLESGICGKVYLIGDSLDAKVNAAILSLASSPGTIDMAGKLSLVQSQDLIARAKLFIGNDSGPMHIAALSGVPTLGLMGPYLSRISGPLGENSRSLGYVFPCSGCDQRGCKYDYRCIKAITTEEVVATIREMTGHAQD; encoded by the coding sequence ATGATTAAACTGCGCAACATACTCAAGATCGCGCTCATGTATGCCGCGTGGTTGCTCTATAGGTTCAGAAAGGCAAGCCAGCCGATAAGCGGAAGCGAGCCCCGCAGGATCTGCGTTTTGTATCTCTCGGGATTGGGGGATATCCTTTGCGCGTCCTTCTTTTTCCGCCAGTTGAGGGAACGCTTTCCCGATGCGGTGATCAGCGCCTGCCTGCCAGCCGGATTTATCGATCTGCAACAGAAATACTTCCGGTTTGACGAGTATATCGCCCACACCGGTTATCGGGCAACACTCAGGCAGATCCGCAAACTGCAGCCTGATCTGATCATCCTCCCGGGCTGGCTGCTGAGAAACTCGGTCCTGGCGCTGCTTAGCAATGCCAGGGCGGTTTTGGGCTACATCAACGACCTCAGTTTCAGCAACCACTTTCTGAACCGGTTCAAGCTTGAAGCCGTGGGCAGGGAAGTTGAGGAATCCTGGATCGACATGCGCTCCTGCCACCTGAGCGAAAGGCCGGCCCTGATCAGCGAAAGCCTGGGCATCCGGCCGTTCAAAGCCGGGGATGCGGATATCTCCCGAATGAAGATAGCCGAAGATCATGCCGTGATCCACGCCGGAGGGGAGTTTGTGGGAAAGCGCTGGCCGCCAGGGCAATACGCGGAGATCATCAACCACCTCCTCGAATCCGGAATCTGCGGGAAAGTGTATCTGATCGGTGATAGCCTGGATGCCAAGGTAAATGCCGCCATCTTAAGCCTGGCCAGCTCACCCGGGACCATCGACATGGCGGGCAAGCTATCCCTGGTTCAAAGCCAGGATTTGATCGCCCGGGCAAAGCTATTCATAGGAAACGATTCCGGGCCCATGCACATCGCCGCCCTGAGCGGGGTGCCCACCCTGGGTCTGATGGGTCCATATCTTTCCAGGATCAGCGGCCCCCTGGGTGAGAATTCGCGATCTTTAGGCTATGTTTTCCCCTGCAGCGGCTGCGACCAGCGCGGCTGTAAATATGATTACCGCTGCATCAAGGCCATCACGACCGAAGAAGTGGTCGCCACCATCAGGGAAATGACCGGCCATGCCCAGGATTAA
- a CDS encoding glycosyltransferase family 4 protein, giving the protein MPRIKIVRIITRLNIGGPAIHVMELADMFNNGDYSTTLIYGNVEGNEQDMLYLAQNYDLELVNIPAMGRSVSPLADLSVVWQLWRVIRKIKPDIVHTHTAKAGQLGRLAAWLARVPVILHTFHGNNFSGYFSPLLSWFSVVLERLMARVSQGIISISGQQKAELLKYRIAPETKIRVIPRGVDLARITHSESVRGEFKKEFGIPARYRLAAFVGRLTAIKDPFLFLEIASAILAIHKDVIFVFAGDGEQKEDLKARVRELGQQENIIFSGFIQDLRPLYADLDILLLTSRNEGTPVAVIEAMANGVPVIASRVGGIPDLIEDGVSGTLLNAGDIAGFCAAVSAALNEPEKCLRMADAALARVQSEYSLERLQASMTELIHALLPEPEDR; this is encoded by the coding sequence ATGCCCAGGATTAAGATCGTCCGGATCATCACCCGGCTGAACATCGGCGGGCCGGCCATCCACGTGATGGAACTGGCCGACATGTTCAACAACGGGGATTACAGCACCACCCTGATCTACGGGAACGTGGAAGGCAACGAGCAGGACATGCTCTATCTGGCGCAAAACTATGACCTGGAGCTGGTCAACATCCCCGCGATGGGCCGTTCCGTGAGCCCCCTGGCCGATCTGAGCGTGGTTTGGCAGCTTTGGCGCGTTATCAGGAAAATCAAACCGGACATTGTCCACACCCACACCGCGAAAGCCGGACAGCTTGGACGGCTCGCGGCCTGGCTGGCAAGGGTCCCCGTGATCCTGCACACTTTCCACGGGAATAATTTCAGCGGCTATTTCAGTCCTCTGTTGAGTTGGTTTTCCGTGGTCCTGGAACGCCTCATGGCTCGCGTTTCCCAAGGCATCATCTCCATCAGCGGACAGCAGAAGGCGGAGCTGCTTAAATACAGGATCGCCCCGGAAACCAAGATCAGAGTGATCCCCAGGGGAGTGGATTTGGCCCGGATCACCCACTCTGAAAGCGTCCGGGGGGAGTTCAAAAAAGAATTCGGGATCCCCGCTCGATACAGGCTGGCAGCCTTTGTCGGCCGCCTCACCGCGATCAAGGACCCCTTTCTGTTCCTGGAGATTGCCTCAGCCATCCTGGCCATCCACAAGGACGTGATTTTCGTGTTCGCCGGCGACGGCGAGCAGAAGGAAGACCTGAAGGCCAGGGTGCGGGAACTGGGGCAGCAGGAAAATATCATTTTCAGCGGATTCATCCAGGACCTGCGGCCGCTTTACGCGGACCTGGACATCTTGCTGCTGACCTCCAGAAATGAGGGAACGCCAGTCGCGGTCATCGAAGCTATGGCCAACGGGGTGCCCGTCATCGCCAGCCGGGTGGGCGGAATACCCGATCTGATCGAGGACGGCGTGAGCGGGACTTTGCTCAATGCTGGCGATATCGCGGGTTTCTGCGCCGCGGTTTCCGCTGCCCTGAACGAACCTGAGAAATGCCTCCGGATGGCGGATGCAGCTTTGGCCAGGGTTCAAAGCGAATATTCCCTCGAACGGCTGCAAGCGTCCATGACAGAGCTGATCCACGCATTGCTTCCGGAGCCTGAGGACCGGTGA
- a CDS encoding polysaccharide biosynthesis C-terminal domain-containing protein, with amino-acid sequence MSSINLKKNIMMGGSARLIIMILAFFSSWISARYLGVELKGQYSYLVTMGSFIWMVLDLGLYHSYPYLIRKSPGKVNNLFGWSVLTFLAETILLCAIGLILINFWSRALGFDFNPVYMLAFVALVTLRKFFMQMQSLYLGLDKIWLHSIGQLINSATFLLLILLGYLLLRGADRLAWVLGAVLIGLSASIMFFMCRHHWDLSFRKLDLGYVFSSYKFGIRVFISALLISLMIRADILLIRYFLDFSQVGIYSISAHVVDLLQAASNVVGGMLLVKLSDTADDLGKWIVMRKMLLLFFVFLTAANLGFLMLGRFVLAILYGAEFVPAYPVYLWLIPASYGLSFGSLFNNYLNSKGFPVITIVIAGLALAVNIGLNLLLIPLWGIKGAALTTSVSYLLWFILIIAWEQKQTGGKMLKHLVPDKGDWLEVRETLAQVLAKARQQLHRH; translated from the coding sequence GTGAGCTCAATCAACTTGAAAAAGAACATCATGATGGGCGGAAGCGCCAGGCTCATCATCATGATCCTCGCCTTTTTCAGCAGTTGGATCAGCGCCCGCTACCTGGGCGTGGAGCTCAAAGGGCAATACAGCTATCTCGTCACGATGGGGAGTTTCATCTGGATGGTGCTGGATTTGGGGCTATATCACAGCTACCCATACCTGATCCGCAAATCACCCGGCAAGGTCAACAACCTCTTTGGCTGGAGCGTGCTCACGTTCCTGGCCGAGACAATTCTGCTCTGTGCCATCGGGCTAATACTGATCAATTTCTGGAGCCGGGCATTGGGTTTTGATTTCAATCCTGTGTACATGCTGGCCTTTGTGGCGCTGGTCACATTGAGGAAATTCTTCATGCAGATGCAAAGCCTGTATCTTGGATTGGATAAGATCTGGCTTCATTCCATCGGGCAGCTGATCAATTCCGCCACCTTCCTGCTACTCATCTTATTGGGATATTTGCTCCTGCGCGGCGCGGACCGCCTGGCCTGGGTATTGGGGGCTGTATTGATCGGGCTTTCTGCGAGCATCATGTTCTTCATGTGCAGGCATCATTGGGATCTCTCATTCCGCAAGCTTGATCTGGGCTATGTGTTTTCCTCCTATAAATTCGGGATCAGGGTGTTCATATCCGCCCTGCTCATTTCTTTGATGATCCGCGCGGATATCCTGCTCATCAGATACTTCCTGGATTTCAGCCAGGTGGGGATCTACTCCATCAGCGCGCATGTGGTGGATCTGCTCCAGGCGGCCTCAAATGTGGTGGGCGGCATGCTGCTCGTAAAGCTTTCGGACACCGCGGACGACCTTGGCAAATGGATCGTGATGCGCAAGATGCTGCTGCTTTTCTTTGTGTTTTTAACCGCTGCCAATCTGGGCTTCCTTATGCTGGGCAGGTTTGTGCTGGCGATCCTCTACGGCGCTGAATTCGTGCCCGCCTATCCGGTTTATTTGTGGCTGATCCCGGCCAGCTACGGGCTCAGTTTCGGTTCCCTGTTCAACAACTATCTGAACAGCAAGGGCTTCCCGGTCATCACCATCGTCATCGCCGGCCTCGCCCTGGCCGTCAATATCGGGCTGAATCTCCTGCTGATACCGCTTTGGGGGATCAAAGGGGCCGCGCTCACCACCAGCGTTTCCTACCTGCTGTGGTTCATTTTGATCATTGCCTGGGAGCAGAAACAGACCGGGGGCAAAATGCTGAAACACCTGGTTCCGGATAAGGGGGACTGGCTGGAAGTGCGGGAAACTCTTGCGCAGGTGCTGGCCAAGGCCAGGCAGCAACTGCACAGGCATTGA